The Flavobacterium psychrophilum genome includes a region encoding these proteins:
- a CDS encoding cyclic nucleotide-binding protein encodes MEQIINKLLQFGNLNPQQIELITQHAAELHIKKGEYFSEAGKISKRVGFLTDGVFRICFYGKKGEDFTRYFIIENMFVVDLDSFYNEIPSSVYVEAVTDCTLIIFEKADFHHLANTIIGWNEIFTKISTSALGFKARASSVMLTQDASERYLAFLTQYPGLANRIPLSNLASYLGITQSSLSRIRKNI; translated from the coding sequence ATGGAACAGATTATAAACAAGCTGCTGCAATTTGGAAATTTAAACCCGCAGCAAATAGAACTCATAACACAGCATGCAGCTGAACTTCATATTAAAAAGGGAGAATACTTTTCTGAGGCAGGGAAAATTTCAAAACGGGTAGGCTTCTTAACCGATGGTGTATTCCGTATATGTTTCTACGGAAAAAAGGGTGAAGACTTTACGCGCTACTTTATAATAGAAAATATGTTTGTGGTAGACCTTGACAGTTTTTATAACGAGATACCATCCTCTGTATATGTAGAGGCCGTCACCGATTGCACCTTAATTATTTTTGAAAAAGCAGATTTTCACCATCTTGCCAATACTATAATTGGCTGGAATGAGATATTCACTAAAATATCCACCAGTGCGCTTGGTTTTAAAGCCCGCGCCAGCAGTGTCATGCTCACACAGGATGCCTCGGAACGTTATCTTGCTTTCTTAACCCAATATCCGGGCCTGGCAAACAGGATACCACTTTCTAACCTGGCCTCCTATCTTGGTATTACACAGTCTTCCTTAAGCAGGATCAGAAAAAACATCTGA